In Eupeodes corollae chromosome 3, idEupCoro1.1, whole genome shotgun sequence, a single genomic region encodes these proteins:
- the LOC129952393 gene encoding uncharacterized protein LOC129952393 has product MPSSPTTASANIPKEVSSFSSFHSTFEITETKYSVRILKMHKSTFIYIGINGREFLDEIGIAMPMADSPGSVVNTVALGPQLGCDSQQLAQKLAKRLNKQIYVSCNIPFDRMVMPLLEKNLVKIIQENPEVV; this is encoded by the coding sequence ATGCCTTCATCACCAACAACTGCCTCGGCGAACATCCCCAAGGAAGTATCGTCCTTCTCTTCATTTCATTCGACTTTTGAAATTACCGAAACTAAATACTCTGTGCGAATATTAAAAATGCACAAATCAACTTTCATCTACATCGGCATTAATGGCAGGGAGTTCCTCGATGAAATTGGCATTGCAATGCCAATGGCAGATTCACCCGGCAGTGTGGTTAACACAGTCGCGTTGGGCCCCCAACTTGGATGTGATTCGCAGCAACTTGCTCAAAAGTTAGCCAAACGTCTGAACAAACAAATATACGTCAGCTGTAATATTCCATTCGATCGAATGGTCATGCCATTGTTGGAGAagaacttggtcaaaattatcCAAGAGAATCCTGAAGTAGTCTAG